One Epidermidibacterium keratini DNA segment encodes these proteins:
- the aroQ gene encoding type II 3-dehydroquinate dehydratase encodes MSEILILNGPNLNRLGNREPGIYGSASYDDLVQFVQDAGEAVGRTVEVRQTNDEGEMIDWLHEAADLETPVVLNPGAWGHYSYALRDACAMLTAPLVEVHISNIHAREAFRHHSVISPVARGVIAGLGVEGYADAIQAIVRFTA; translated from the coding sequence ATGAGCGAGATCCTGATCCTGAACGGGCCCAACCTCAACCGGCTCGGTAACCGGGAGCCGGGGATCTACGGCTCGGCGTCGTACGACGACCTGGTGCAGTTCGTGCAGGACGCGGGTGAGGCGGTCGGACGCACGGTCGAGGTGCGCCAGACCAACGACGAGGGCGAGATGATCGACTGGCTGCACGAGGCAGCCGACCTGGAGACGCCCGTCGTGCTCAACCCCGGCGCCTGGGGCCACTACTCCTACGCGCTGCGCGATGCGTGCGCGATGCTCACGGCGCCCCTGGTCGAGGTGCACATCAGCAACATCCACGCGCGCGAGGCGTTTCGCCACCACTCGGTGATCTCGCCGGTCGCGCGCGGCGTGATCGCCGGTCTCGGGGTCGAAGGGTACGCCGACGCGATCCAGGCGATCGTCCGCTTCACCGCCTGA
- the aroB gene encoding 3-dehydroquinate synthase has protein sequence MSAVVPVAGATPYDVVVGDGVLDALPGMITGADRVAVMYAEPVAVYADSVARELAQAGFAVTTMEVPDAEAGKRLEVAGACWDALGAAGFTRNDAVVAVGGGAVTDLGGWVAAAWLRGVRVVHVPTTLLGMVDAAVGGKTAINTDAGKNLVGAFHPPAGVLCELSTLSTLPQADYVAGLAEVIKAGFIADPVILDLIESDLSAATHPSGPHTAELVQRAIAVKARVVGEDLTEQGLREILNYGHTLGHAIEKAEDYRWRHGDAVAVGMLFAAQLGARAGSLDEQTLRRHHDIIAGVGLPTTYAGADFATLRATMSVDKKARGTTLRFVVLDALAAPRILTNPPEAVLAEAFDSISNRKAG, from the coding sequence ATGAGCGCGGTCGTTCCGGTCGCCGGGGCTACGCCGTACGACGTGGTGGTCGGTGACGGCGTACTCGATGCACTGCCGGGCATGATCACCGGAGCCGACCGGGTCGCGGTGATGTATGCCGAACCCGTGGCGGTGTACGCCGACAGCGTCGCCCGCGAGCTGGCGCAGGCCGGCTTCGCGGTGACCACGATGGAGGTCCCCGACGCGGAGGCCGGCAAGCGCCTTGAGGTCGCTGGCGCGTGCTGGGATGCGCTAGGCGCCGCCGGTTTCACCCGCAACGACGCGGTCGTCGCGGTCGGCGGGGGAGCGGTCACTGACCTCGGCGGCTGGGTCGCGGCCGCCTGGCTGCGCGGTGTGCGTGTCGTGCACGTCCCGACGACACTGCTGGGCATGGTCGACGCGGCCGTCGGCGGCAAGACCGCGATCAACACCGACGCCGGCAAGAACCTGGTCGGGGCGTTCCACCCGCCGGCCGGGGTGCTGTGCGAGCTCTCGACGCTGAGCACGCTGCCGCAGGCCGACTATGTCGCTGGGCTCGCTGAGGTGATCAAGGCCGGGTTCATCGCCGACCCGGTGATCCTCGATCTGATCGAGTCCGACCTGAGCGCGGCGACGCATCCGAGCGGGCCGCACACCGCAGAGCTCGTGCAGCGAGCGATCGCGGTCAAGGCGCGGGTCGTCGGCGAAGACCTCACCGAGCAGGGGCTGCGCGAGATCCTCAACTACGGCCACACGCTGGGGCATGCGATCGAGAAGGCCGAGGACTATCGCTGGCGTCACGGCGATGCCGTCGCCGTGGGCATGCTCTTTGCCGCGCAGCTCGGGGCGCGGGCCGGCTCGCTTGATGAGCAGACGCTACGCCGCCATCACGACATCATCGCCGGGGTTGGCCTGCCGACGACGTACGCCGGTGCCGACTTCGCCACGCTGCGCGCCACGATGAGCGTGGACAAGAAGGCACGCGGCACCACGCTACGGTTCGTCGTACTCGACGCGCTTGCGGCGCCCCGTATCCTGACCAACCCACCCGAGGCGGTCCTCGCCGAGGCGTTCGATTCGATCAGCAACCGAAAGGCTGGCTAA
- a CDS encoding shikimate kinase has product MSERGTDTSPVAVLMGAPGSGKSTVGPLLAERLGVGFRDVDHDIEAAEGKAISEIFIDDGEPHFRELEHQAVVRALAEHDGVLSLGGGAVLDERTREALRGHRVVWLVVGLATAAERVGLGTSRPVLALNPRATLRHLLEQRTPLYEEAAQVRIDTNGKDAEAVADEIAAALGTHA; this is encoded by the coding sequence ATGAGCGAGCGGGGCACTGACACGAGCCCGGTTGCCGTGCTGATGGGCGCGCCAGGCTCGGGCAAGTCGACCGTGGGTCCGCTGCTTGCTGAGCGCCTGGGTGTTGGCTTCCGCGACGTCGACCACGATATCGAGGCCGCCGAAGGCAAGGCCATCAGCGAGATCTTCATCGACGACGGCGAGCCGCACTTCCGTGAGCTGGAGCATCAGGCGGTCGTGCGCGCGCTGGCCGAGCACGACGGCGTGCTGTCGCTGGGCGGGGGCGCCGTACTCGACGAGCGCACCCGCGAGGCACTGCGCGGCCACCGCGTGGTCTGGCTGGTCGTCGGACTCGCGACCGCCGCCGAGCGAGTCGGGCTCGGCACCAGCCGGCCGGTGCTCGCGCTCAACCCGCGTGCCACGCTGCGCCATCTGCTCGAGCAGCGCACGCCGCTTTACGAGGAGGCCGCGCAGGTGCGCATCGACACCAACGGCAAGGACGCCGAGGCGGTCGCCGACGAGATAGCCGCCGCGTTGGGCACGCACGCATGA
- the aroC gene encoding chorismate synthase yields the protein MLRWLTAGESHGPILTAIIEGLPAGVPITTKQIQDELARRRLGYGRGARMKFEQDQVTIAGGVRHGQSLGSPVAIHIANTEWPKWETVMAADPVDAEVLEAQARNAPLTRPRPGHADLAGIQKYGFDDARPVLERASARETAARVALGTVAKAFIREVCGAEVLSHVLEIGTVKAPEDSVPGPGDLERIDASPTRSLDEATTEAMVAEIDDTRKAGDTVGGVVEVVISGLPVGLGSYVHWDRRLDARLAGALMGIQAIKGVEVGDGFETARRRGSAAHDEIEGGDDGIARRTNRAGGIEGGMTNGEVLRVRAAMKPISTVPRALDTVDIATGEAAVAINQRSDVCAVPAAGVVAEAMVALVVADALVEKFGGDSVAETRRNLEAYVAALAVR from the coding sequence ATGTTGCGTTGGCTCACCGCCGGGGAATCCCACGGCCCGATCCTCACTGCCATCATCGAGGGGCTGCCGGCCGGAGTGCCGATCACGACCAAGCAGATCCAGGACGAGCTCGCTCGCCGTCGCCTCGGCTACGGCCGCGGCGCGCGGATGAAGTTCGAGCAGGACCAGGTCACCATCGCCGGGGGTGTCCGGCACGGGCAGAGCCTGGGCTCGCCGGTCGCGATCCACATCGCCAACACCGAATGGCCGAAGTGGGAGACCGTGATGGCGGCCGACCCCGTCGATGCTGAGGTGCTGGAGGCGCAGGCGCGCAACGCCCCGCTGACCCGTCCGCGGCCAGGGCACGCCGATCTGGCCGGAATCCAGAAGTACGGCTTCGATGACGCCCGCCCGGTGCTGGAGCGCGCGAGCGCTCGCGAGACCGCGGCTCGCGTCGCGCTGGGCACCGTCGCCAAGGCGTTCATCCGCGAGGTGTGTGGCGCCGAGGTGCTGAGCCACGTCCTGGAGATCGGCACGGTGAAGGCGCCCGAAGACTCGGTGCCCGGCCCGGGCGATCTCGAGCGGATCGACGCGAGCCCGACCCGATCGCTGGACGAGGCGACGACCGAGGCGATGGTCGCCGAGATCGACGACACCCGCAAGGCCGGTGACACCGTCGGCGGCGTCGTCGAGGTCGTCATCTCCGGGCTGCCGGTCGGACTCGGCTCCTATGTGCACTGGGACCGCCGCCTCGATGCGCGGCTGGCCGGTGCGCTCATGGGGATCCAGGCGATCAAGGGGGTCGAGGTCGGCGACGGCTTCGAGACCGCTCGGCGCCGCGGCTCGGCTGCGCACGACGAGATCGAGGGCGGCGACGACGGAATCGCGCGGCGTACCAACCGCGCCGGCGGCATCGAGGGCGGCATGACCAACGGCGAGGTGCTGCGGGTGCGCGCCGCCATGAAGCCGATCTCCACCGTGCCTCGCGCTCTCGACACGGTCGATATCGCGACCGGCGAGGCGGCCGTCGCGATCAACCAGCGCTCGGACGTGTGCGCCGTACCCGCCGCGGGTGTCGTTGCCGAGGCGATGGTCGCGTTGGTGGTCGCCGACGCGCTCGTGGAGAAGTTCGGCGGCGACAGCGTCGCGGAGACCCGCCGCAACCTTGAGGCGTACGTCGCCGCGCTGGCTGTGCGATGA
- a CDS encoding prepilin peptidase — protein MIGALPGIDAIIAGYVVLLGGAIIVSDAREHRIPNRLTASWAVGVMVIAAVAAPQFGWGDLWRSLATGGAMFAAGYLLAILGPDAFGFGDVKLLGCVGLAIGHLEPQLVVVWLLALAVWTLVWLLLAPWLDRRYDRRTPLRRRQIAFAPPIVLALWSTYGVVLLSGGAAG, from the coding sequence GTGATCGGCGCGTTGCCGGGCATCGACGCGATCATTGCGGGGTACGTCGTGCTGCTCGGCGGCGCCATCATCGTCAGCGACGCGCGCGAGCACCGGATTCCCAACCGCCTCACCGCCAGCTGGGCGGTCGGCGTCATGGTGATCGCCGCGGTCGCCGCGCCGCAGTTCGGCTGGGGTGACCTCTGGCGCTCGCTGGCGACCGGCGGCGCCATGTTCGCGGCCGGCTACCTGCTGGCGATCCTGGGACCGGACGCGTTCGGTTTCGGAGACGTGAAGCTGCTTGGCTGCGTCGGGCTGGCGATCGGACACCTGGAGCCGCAGCTGGTTGTGGTGTGGCTGCTCGCGCTCGCGGTGTGGACGTTGGTCTGGCTGCTGCTCGCGCCGTGGCTTGATCGCCGCTATGACCGGCGTACGCCGCTGCGCAGGCGCCAGATCGCCTTCGCACCGCCGATCGTGCTCGCCCTCTGGAGCACCTACGGCGTCGTCCTGCTCTCAGGCGGCGCGGCGGGGTGA
- a CDS encoding shikimate dehydrogenase family protein — protein MPAAPSGVRRACAVVGSPVDRSLSPALHAAAYADLGLDWVYTRREVTRGTLAHHLRRFATYGIDDLPCGGLSVTMPLKTEALRAGVPDGSVDGVSTHALAQWARSANTLIPWLEREHQLGWVAHNTDIDGIRRAFAEYDVTDARERRVCVIGSGDTASSAIVALTLMGASQIRLVARSRDRADTAFEVAERGDLELTYVPWERLASEVMAADLTVSTVPPGVVDGIAGTRFGPDQTVLDVAYTQGPTPLLDAVRRDGGTAVPGVLMLLHQAVVQVELMTGRTPDIEAMRAVLR, from the coding sequence GTGCCTGCCGCACCCAGTGGCGTGCGGCGGGCGTGCGCCGTCGTCGGCTCACCGGTCGACCGGTCGCTCAGTCCGGCGTTGCACGCTGCGGCGTACGCCGATCTCGGCCTGGACTGGGTCTACACCCGCCGCGAGGTCACCCGTGGCACGCTGGCGCATCACCTGCGCCGGTTCGCGACCTACGGCATCGACGACCTGCCGTGCGGCGGGCTGTCGGTGACGATGCCGCTGAAGACAGAGGCGCTGCGGGCCGGCGTACCCGACGGGTCGGTCGACGGCGTGAGCACTCACGCACTCGCGCAGTGGGCGCGCTCGGCCAACACGCTGATCCCGTGGCTCGAGCGCGAGCATCAGCTCGGCTGGGTCGCGCACAACACCGACATCGACGGCATCCGGCGGGCGTTCGCCGAGTACGACGTCACCGACGCACGCGAGCGCCGGGTGTGCGTCATCGGCTCGGGCGATACCGCATCGTCGGCGATCGTCGCGCTCACGCTGATGGGTGCCTCGCAGATCCGGCTTGTGGCGCGCAGCCGCGACCGCGCTGACACTGCGTTCGAGGTCGCGGAGCGCGGCGACCTCGAGCTCACCTACGTGCCGTGGGAGCGTCTGGCGTCGGAGGTCATGGCCGCCGACCTCACGGTCTCAACGGTGCCGCCAGGCGTGGTCGACGGCATCGCCGGCACCCGCTTCGGCCCGGACCAGACCGTGCTCGACGTCGCCTACACCCAGGGACCGACGCCGCTGCTGGATGCGGTACGCCGCGACGGTGGCACGGCGGTCCCGGGGGTGCTGATGCTGCTGCACCAGGCGGTCGTGCAGGTCGAGCTGATGACCGGGCGCACCCCGGACATCGAGGCGATGCGCGCAGTCCTGCGGTGA
- the mltG gene encoding endolytic transglycosylase MltG, producing MSQDSDRHRESGVDGLGALIADDIEDQSRPRSERRRRRRRPLITLVAFIIVAAIVVFAVFFARDIINQFRDVPDYTGSGKEAVQVTVDPGDSLSDIAQKLVDADVVKSARAFTDAAEGNDAAKSIQPGTYQLKTQMKATLALDTLLGNGSKLTQTVTIIEGQTVAQTIAKLSEATGIPLADFEAALADRANLGIPAWVPADVPVLEGLISPGTYEFQPDDTALTILQSMVAHFTQRTADLGIEQKAAAVGLSPYDVLKVASLIETEIKIPDERSMAARVIYNRLAAGEALGIDASTAYGVGKKGNELTTADLQDPNNPYNLRIVPGLPPTPISGFGDAAVEAALNPAEGTWKWYVVNSADGTHTFVSTYEEFLAARQVCQQNGWC from the coding sequence GTGTCGCAAGATTCAGACCGACACCGCGAGTCCGGCGTTGACGGTCTCGGCGCTCTGATCGCCGACGACATCGAGGACCAGTCCCGTCCTCGCAGCGAACGCCGGCGCCGCCGCCGTCGCCCGCTCATCACGTTGGTGGCGTTTATCATCGTCGCCGCGATCGTGGTCTTTGCCGTCTTCTTCGCCCGCGACATCATCAACCAGTTCCGCGACGTCCCGGACTACACCGGCTCAGGCAAAGAAGCCGTCCAGGTCACGGTCGATCCCGGCGACTCGCTGTCGGACATCGCGCAGAAGCTCGTCGATGCCGACGTCGTCAAGAGCGCCCGCGCCTTCACCGACGCCGCCGAAGGAAACGACGCCGCGAAGTCCATCCAGCCCGGCACCTACCAGCTCAAGACCCAGATGAAAGCGACCCTCGCTCTGGACACGCTGCTTGGCAACGGCTCAAAGCTGACGCAGACGGTCACCATCATCGAGGGCCAGACGGTGGCACAGACCATCGCCAAGCTCAGCGAAGCCACCGGCATTCCGCTGGCCGACTTCGAGGCAGCGCTCGCCGACCGGGCCAACCTCGGTATCCCGGCCTGGGTCCCCGCTGACGTGCCGGTGCTCGAGGGCCTGATCTCGCCGGGCACCTACGAGTTCCAGCCCGATGACACGGCCCTGACCATCCTGCAGTCGATGGTCGCGCACTTCACCCAGCGCACCGCTGACCTCGGCATCGAACAAAAAGCGGCTGCCGTCGGGCTCAGTCCGTATGACGTCTTGAAGGTCGCCTCGCTGATCGAGACCGAGATCAAGATCCCGGACGAGCGCAGCATGGCCGCCCGCGTCATCTACAACCGACTCGCCGCCGGTGAAGCGCTCGGCATCGACGCGTCGACGGCGTACGGCGTCGGCAAGAAGGGCAACGAGCTCACCACCGCCGACCTGCAGGACCCCAACAACCCCTACAACCTGCGGATCGTCCCAGGCCTGCCGCCCACCCCGATCTCCGGCTTCGGTGACGCGGCGGTCGAGGCGGCCCTCAACCCGGCCGAGGGCACGTGGAAGTGGTACGTCGTCAACAGTGCAGACGGCACCCACACGTTTGTCTCGACCTACGAGGAGTTCCTGGCCGCGCGCCAGGTTTGCCAGCAGAACGGCTGGTGCTAG
- the ruvX gene encoding Holliday junction resolvase RuvX: protein MSEGWVRGRRLGVDPGAVRVGLAVSDPDGVLATPLDTLARDRKRGTDLDQLAAYAEEYEVIEIVVGRPVGLSGRDGRAAQAADEYAALIEARLPDVPVSRQDERFSTVTAAGRLRGAGLDARAQRGVIDRAAATEILQTWLDAHRARQRPHSEDC, encoded by the coding sequence GTGAGTGAGGGCTGGGTCCGCGGCCGGCGGCTCGGGGTCGACCCGGGTGCCGTGCGGGTCGGGCTTGCCGTGAGCGATCCTGACGGCGTCCTCGCCACCCCGCTCGACACGCTGGCGCGCGATCGCAAGCGCGGCACCGACCTCGACCAGCTCGCGGCGTACGCCGAGGAGTACGAGGTCATCGAGATCGTCGTCGGACGGCCGGTGGGGCTGTCTGGGCGCGATGGGCGGGCCGCGCAGGCCGCCGACGAGTACGCCGCACTGATCGAGGCGCGCCTGCCGGACGTGCCGGTGAGCAGGCAGGACGAGCGGTTCAGCACCGTGACGGCTGCCGGCCGGCTGCGCGGCGCTGGCTTGGATGCGCGCGCGCAGCGTGGTGTCATAGATCGAGCGGCTGCGACCGAGATCTTGCAAACGTGGCTGGACGCGCACCGAGCGCGCCAGCGGCCACACAGCGAAGATTGTTAA
- the alaS gene encoding alanine--tRNA ligase: MQTSQIRSRFLKFFEKNGHTVVPSASLVSPDPTLLLVNAGMVPFKPYFLGEQTPPWNRATSVQKVVRTIDIEEVGKTSRHGSFFQMCGNFSFGDYFKEGAARFAWELMTGSQADGGLGFAERDLWVTVYETDDEAERIWRDVIGLDPSRIQRLGKDNFWDMGVPGPCGPSSEIFIDRGAEYGPDGGPAFGGDERFIELWNLVFMELIRGESAQGLGKGHDFEIVGELPTKNIDTGMGLERVATQLQGVDNLYEIDEVYPILDKAAEMSGKRYGAGHDDDVRLRVIADHVRTGLMLMSDGVTPANDGRGYVLRRMLRRAVRAMRLLGYQDPAFPELFAVARDCMQSSYPEVASDFGRITGYAFAEEEQFASTLRQGTTILDTAVAEAKRTGTDRLSGSEAFALHDTYGFPIDLTLEMAAEQGLQVDQDEFTRLMTQQRDRAKADRAGRRLVQADQSSYRKLVDTLGASEFTGYSQIARESRVRALLSDGAQTQVATEGDAVELVLDATPFYPEGGGQQPDFGLIEVGSGKVEITDVQRPLPGLIVHRGRVASGEVRAGESGLASVDIGRRRAISRAHTATHLVHAAVRGNLGQTATQAGSLNAPGRLRFDFKTPGAVSPETLAAVEDEVNSMLVDDLEVSAFITSLDQARKMGAMALFGEKYGDEVRVVEIGGEYSRELCGGTHAPRVGQLGIVKLLSESSIGSGVRRVEALVGMDAFRFLSKEHLLVSQLADSFKVPSDELPERVSSLVERLKAAEKEIAALKSGQVLGKAAEYAAQARDVFGVAFVGIEAPAGVAGGDLRGLALDVRGRIPGDRPAVVAVTSPSDKGVSFLVATNEKAREWQLRAGEIVKALAEPMGGRGGGKDDVAQGGGQDASGANAGLQAAEHFVGQKVTGSA; encoded by the coding sequence ATGCAGACATCGCAGATCCGTTCGCGGTTCTTGAAGTTCTTCGAGAAGAACGGCCACACCGTGGTGCCCAGCGCCAGCCTGGTCAGCCCCGATCCCACCCTGCTGCTCGTCAACGCCGGCATGGTGCCGTTCAAGCCCTACTTCCTCGGCGAGCAGACGCCGCCGTGGAACCGCGCCACCAGCGTGCAGAAGGTCGTCCGCACGATCGACATCGAAGAGGTCGGCAAGACCAGCCGGCACGGCTCGTTCTTCCAGATGTGCGGCAACTTCTCCTTCGGCGACTACTTCAAGGAAGGCGCCGCGCGCTTCGCGTGGGAGCTGATGACCGGCTCGCAGGCCGACGGCGGGCTGGGCTTCGCCGAGCGCGACCTGTGGGTGACGGTCTACGAGACCGACGACGAGGCCGAGCGCATCTGGCGTGACGTCATCGGGCTCGACCCCTCGCGCATCCAGCGGCTGGGCAAGGACAACTTCTGGGATATGGGCGTGCCCGGTCCCTGCGGTCCGAGCTCAGAGATCTTCATCGATCGCGGAGCCGAGTACGGCCCCGACGGCGGACCGGCCTTCGGCGGCGACGAGCGCTTCATCGAGCTCTGGAACCTGGTGTTCATGGAGCTCATCCGCGGCGAGTCGGCGCAGGGCCTTGGCAAGGGTCACGACTTCGAGATCGTCGGCGAGCTGCCCACCAAGAACATCGACACCGGCATGGGCCTAGAGCGCGTCGCGACCCAGCTGCAGGGGGTGGACAACCTCTACGAGATCGACGAGGTCTACCCGATCCTCGACAAGGCCGCCGAGATGTCCGGCAAGCGGTACGGCGCAGGCCATGACGACGACGTGCGCCTGCGGGTCATCGCCGACCACGTGCGCACCGGGCTGATGCTGATGAGCGACGGTGTCACCCCGGCCAACGACGGCCGCGGTTACGTGCTGCGTCGCATGCTGCGCCGCGCGGTCCGCGCGATGCGGCTGCTGGGCTACCAGGACCCGGCCTTCCCCGAGCTGTTTGCGGTCGCCCGCGACTGCATGCAGTCCTCCTACCCAGAGGTCGCCAGCGACTTCGGGCGCATCACCGGCTACGCCTTCGCCGAGGAGGAGCAGTTCGCCTCGACGCTGCGCCAGGGCACCACGATCCTGGACACGGCCGTCGCCGAGGCCAAGCGCACCGGCACCGACCGGCTCTCGGGCTCGGAAGCGTTTGCGCTGCACGACACCTACGGCTTCCCGATCGACCTCACCCTGGAGATGGCGGCCGAGCAGGGTCTGCAGGTCGACCAGGACGAGTTCACCCGGCTGATGACGCAGCAGCGTGACCGCGCCAAGGCCGACCGGGCCGGACGCCGCCTGGTGCAGGCCGACCAGTCCAGCTACCGCAAGCTCGTCGACACGCTCGGGGCCTCGGAGTTCACCGGCTACAGCCAGATCGCCCGCGAGTCGCGCGTCCGCGCGCTATTGAGCGACGGTGCGCAGACGCAGGTCGCGACCGAGGGCGATGCGGTCGAGCTCGTGCTCGACGCGACCCCGTTCTATCCCGAGGGCGGCGGACAGCAGCCCGACTTCGGGCTCATCGAGGTCGGCAGTGGCAAGGTCGAGATCACCGACGTGCAGCGCCCGCTGCCTGGCCTGATCGTGCACCGCGGCCGGGTCGCCTCCGGCGAGGTGCGCGCGGGGGAGTCCGGGCTCGCCAGCGTTGACATCGGCCGCCGGCGGGCGATCTCGCGCGCCCACACCGCGACCCACCTCGTGCACGCCGCCGTACGCGGCAACCTCGGCCAGACGGCCACCCAGGCCGGATCGCTCAACGCGCCGGGACGGCTGCGCTTCGACTTCAAGACCCCCGGTGCCGTCTCGCCAGAGACACTCGCCGCGGTCGAGGACGAGGTCAACTCGATGCTCGTCGACGACCTCGAGGTCAGCGCATTCATCACCAGCCTCGACCAGGCCCGCAAGATGGGCGCGATGGCGCTGTTCGGTGAGAAGTACGGCGACGAGGTGCGCGTCGTGGAGATCGGCGGCGAGTACTCCCGCGAGCTCTGTGGTGGCACGCACGCTCCGCGCGTGGGACAGCTTGGCATCGTCAAGCTGCTTTCGGAGTCCTCGATCGGCTCCGGCGTACGTCGCGTCGAGGCGCTCGTCGGGATGGACGCGTTCCGGTTCCTGAGCAAGGAGCACCTGCTGGTCAGCCAGCTCGCCGACTCCTTCAAGGTGCCCTCGGACGAGCTGCCCGAGCGGGTCAGCTCGCTCGTCGAGCGGCTCAAGGCTGCCGAGAAGGAGATCGCCGCGCTGAAGTCCGGGCAGGTGCTCGGCAAGGCCGCCGAGTACGCCGCGCAGGCGCGCGATGTCTTCGGCGTTGCGTTTGTCGGCATCGAGGCTCCCGCCGGCGTCGCCGGCGGCGACCTGCGCGGTCTCGCCCTCGACGTACGCGGCCGGATCCCCGGTGACCGGCCGGCGGTCGTCGCGGTGACCTCACCGAGCGACAAGGGTGTCTCATTCCTGGTCGCGACCAACGAGAAGGCTCGTGAGTGGCAGCTGCGTGCGGGCGAGATCGTCAAGGCGCTCGCTGAGCCCATGGGCGGTCGTGGCGGCGGCAAGGACGACGTCGCGCAGGGCGGCGGGCAGGACGCCTCCGGTGCGAACGCCGGGTTGCAGGCGGCCGAGCACTTCGTCGGTCAGAAGGTCACCGGCTCGGCGTGA
- a CDS encoding DUF948 domain-containing protein: MSGGEIAALIAAGAFLLLVLLLAVPILKLGRTLDETTLAVRKTHEGATPLLSGAVDTVRHVNANLERVDGITTNAESMSQNAAALTSVVASTVGSPLVKVASFTYGVRKAASKRSGR, encoded by the coding sequence GTGAGCGGTGGCGAGATCGCAGCATTGATCGCGGCAGGTGCCTTTCTGCTGCTTGTCCTGCTGCTGGCTGTCCCGATCCTAAAGCTGGGGCGGACCCTCGACGAGACAACCCTCGCCGTGCGCAAGACGCATGAAGGTGCCACGCCGCTGCTGTCTGGCGCCGTCGACACGGTGCGCCACGTCAATGCCAACCTTGAGCGCGTCGACGGCATCACCACCAACGCCGAGAGCATGTCGCAGAACGCCGCCGCCCTGACCTCGGTCGTGGCGAGCACGGTTGGCAGCCCGCTGGTCAAGGTCGCCTCGTTCACGTACGGCGTACGCAAGGCCGCGTCGAAGCGGTCGGGGAGGTAG
- a CDS encoding replication-associated recombination protein A → MSTLFEIRSGDEPEETGDTAAPAAFDPSAPLAVRMRPRTLDEVVGQSKLIGSGTPLRRIVEGDTAMSVILYGPPGTGKTTLAHVIGAATGRRFVELSALNAGVKDVRAVIEEARKRRQRGGEQTVLFIDEVHRFSKTQQDSLLAAVEQRTVALIAATTENPFFALVSPLLSRSLLLTLEGLSDDDVATVIDRALTHERGLDGAFELTDDAREHLVRTAGGDARRALTSLEAAADIAAGDGIAQIDAELVARAIDVAAVKYDRDGDQHYDVASALIKSIRGSDVDAALHYLARMIVAGEDPRFIARRLVISASEDIGMADPSALQTAVAAMQAVQFIGMPEGRIPLAEAVVHLACAPKSNAAYKAIDAAIAEVRDGKIGAVPAHLRDGHYSGAKKLGHAQGYIYPHNLDEGVAGQQYAPDGVDGTVYYEPTGRGVEANIATRLAKIRSMLRDRK, encoded by the coding sequence ATGTCCACGCTGTTTGAGATCCGGTCCGGCGATGAGCCCGAGGAGACCGGTGACACAGCCGCGCCCGCGGCCTTCGACCCGTCGGCGCCGCTTGCCGTGCGGATGCGCCCGCGCACCCTTGATGAGGTCGTGGGTCAGAGCAAGCTGATCGGGTCGGGTACGCCGCTGCGGCGCATCGTCGAGGGCGATACCGCCATGTCGGTGATCCTCTACGGGCCGCCCGGCACCGGCAAGACCACCCTCGCGCATGTCATCGGCGCGGCTACCGGCCGGCGCTTCGTCGAGCTGTCGGCGCTGAATGCCGGCGTCAAGGACGTGCGAGCGGTCATCGAGGAGGCCAGGAAGCGGCGCCAGCGTGGCGGTGAGCAGACGGTGCTGTTCATCGACGAGGTCCACCGCTTTTCCAAGACACAGCAGGATTCCTTGCTCGCGGCGGTCGAGCAGCGCACCGTCGCGCTGATCGCCGCGACGACCGAGAACCCGTTCTTCGCGCTCGTCTCGCCGCTGCTGTCGCGCTCGCTGCTGCTGACCCTCGAAGGGCTCAGCGACGACGACGTCGCGACGGTGATTGACCGGGCGCTGACGCACGAGCGCGGACTCGATGGAGCGTTCGAGCTCACCGACGACGCCCGCGAGCACCTCGTCCGTACCGCAGGCGGCGATGCCCGCCGCGCGTTGACCTCGCTCGAGGCGGCAGCCGATATCGCCGCAGGCGACGGGATCGCGCAGATCGACGCCGAGCTCGTCGCGCGGGCGATCGACGTCGCGGCAGTGAAGTACGACCGCGACGGTGACCAGCACTACGACGTAGCGAGCGCCTTGATCAAGTCGATCCGCGGCTCTGACGTCGACGCGGCGCTGCACTATCTCGCCCGGATGATCGTGGCGGGGGAGGACCCGCGCTTCATCGCCCGGCGGCTGGTGATCAGCGCCAGCGAGGACATCGGGATGGCCGACCCGTCAGCGCTGCAGACCGCGGTCGCCGCGATGCAGGCGGTGCAGTTCATCGGCATGCCTGAGGGCCGCATCCCGCTCGCCGAGGCCGTCGTACACCTCGCCTGCGCACCGAAGTCCAACGCTGCCTACAAGGCCATCGACGCGGCGATCGCCGAGGTGCGTGATGGCAAGATCGGCGCCGTACCAGCGCATCTGCGCGACGGGCACTACTCCGGGGCCAAGAAGCTGGGCCACGCGCAGGGCTATATCTATCCGCACAACCTCGACGAGGGAGTCGCGGGCCAGCAGTACGCCCCCGACGGCGTCGACGGCACCGTCTACTACGAGCCGACCGGGCGCGGCGTCGAAGCCAACATCGCCACTCGGCTGGCGAAGATTCGATCGATGCTGCGCGATCGCAAGTAG